Proteins encoded by one window of Amaranthus tricolor cultivar Red isolate AtriRed21 chromosome 4, ASM2621246v1, whole genome shotgun sequence:
- the LOC130809866 gene encoding dnaJ protein ERDJ2A, with product MAASEENSSLFPIFILTMMALPLVPYTILKLCRAAKKKAKSLHCQCSVCSQSGKYHKSLFKRISNFSTCSNMTLVLLWAIMAFLVYYVNNMSGEIQVFEPFNILGLEPGASDSEIKKAYRRLSIQYHPDKNPDPEANKYFVEYISKAYQALTDPVSRENYEKYGHPDGRQGFQMGIALPQFLLNIEGASGGILLLWIVGVCILLPLIIAVVYLSRSSKYTGNYVMHQTLFTYYHLMKPSLAPSKVLDIFIKAAEYSEIPVRRIDDEPLHKLLLLVRSELNLDSKNIKQEQAKFLKQHPLLVKTQLLIQAHLTRETADLPPTLNSDLKRVLELAPRLLEELMKMALIPRTAQNHGWLRPAIGVVELSQCVIQAVPLSAKKAGGGSTEGIAPFLQLPHFSEVVTKKLARKKVKTFEELRDLTPQERADLLCQAAGFSDAEVEDVERVLEMMPSLSMDVKCETEGEEGIQEGDLVTVQAWVKLQRPNGLIGALPHAPYYPNHKDENFWFLLVDQNSNSVWFSQKINFMDEATALSSAPKAIEEMMEASGASARDTSAAVKEAVEKVKRGSRLVMGKFQAPAEGNYSLTCYCLCDSWIGCDTKTSLKIKVLKRSRAGTRGGVITEEGPLLEDGADEEEEIEEEEYDDYESEYSEDEENEKDTKKGAITNGDAHPKSKQSSSEASDSEDE from the exons ATGGCTGCTTCAGAAGAGAATAGTTCACTGtttcctatttttattttgactatGATGGCGCTGCCTTTAGTCCCATACACAATTTTGAAACTATGTCGTGCTGCTAAGAAAAAGGCAAAAAGCTTACATTGTCAGTGTTCTGTATGCTCTCAGTCAGGAAAATATCATAAATCATTATTTAAAAGG ATCTCAAACTTCTCGACTTGTAGTAACATGACACTTGTGCTGCTGTGGGCCATTATGGCCTTCTTGGTTTATTATGTTAATAATATGAGCGGAGAG ATACAAGTTTTTGAACCATTCAATATTCTTGGTTTGGAACCTGGTGCTTCTGATTCTGAAATCAAAAAGGCATATAGGAGACTTTCTATACAGTACCATCCTGATAAAAATCCAGATCCTG AGGCTAACAAATATTTTGTGGAGTATATTTCAAAAGCTTACCAAGCCTTGACTGATCCTGTTTCCcgtgaaaattatgaaaaatacgGTCATCCAGATGGGAGACAG GGATTTCAAATGGGAATAGCTCTGCCTCAGTTCCTTTTGAACATTGAAGGTGCATCTGGTGGAATACTGTTGCTTTGGATAGTTGGAGTTTGTATCCTATTGCCATTGATCATAGCTGTTGTCTATCTCTCAAGGTCTTCCAAGTACACAGGGAACTATGTCATGCATCAGACACTTTTTACCTATTATCACCTGATGAAACCATCATTGGCTCCAAG CAAAGTTTTGGATATATTTATTAAAGCAGCTGAATACTCAGAAATTCCAGTTAGAAGGATTGATGATGAACCACTTCACAAACTGTTGCTATTAGTCAGAAGTGAATTGAACCTAGATagcaaaaatattaaacaaGAGCAAGCTAAATTTTTGAAGCAGCATCCCCTGCTAGTGAAG acccaattgttgattcaagcCCATTTGACTCGGGAAACAGCAGATTTACCTCCAACTCTAAATAGTGATCTGAAACGAGTCTTGGAACTTGCTCCTCGTCTACTCGAGGAGTTGATGAAG ATGGCTTTAATTCCACGCACAGCTCAGAATCATGGGTGGCTTAGACCTGCCATTGGAGTTGTTGAGCTTTCTCAATGTGTTATTCAG GCTGTTCCACTCAGCGCTAAAAAAGCTGGAGGGGGGTCAACTGAAGGTATTGCACCTTTCTTGCAGCTGCCACATTTTAGTGAAGTTGTCACCAAAAAGCTTGCACGCAAG AAGGTGAAGACCTTTGAGGAGCTTCGAGATTTGACTCCACAAGAGCGTGCTGACCTGCTTTGCCAAGCAGCTGGTTTTTCTGATGCTGAAGTAGAGGATGTGGAACGGGTTTTAGAGATGATGCCCTCTCTGTCCATGGATGTCAAATGTGAAACAGAAGGCGAAGAGGGTATACAGGAGGGCGATCTTGTGACAGTTCAGGCGTGGGTCAAACTTCAAAGGCCTAATGGTTTGATTGGTGCTCTTCCCCATGCCCCTTACTACCCGAATCACAAGGATGAAAACTTTTGGTTTCTCCTTGTAGACCAGAACTCGAATAGTGTATGGTTCTCccaaaaaattaactttatgGATGAAGCTACTGCTCTAAGTTCCGCCCCAAAGGCAATAGAAGAAATGATGGAAGCTTCAGGGGCTAGTGCAAGAGACACCAGTGCAGCAGTGAAGGAAGCCGTTGAGAAAGTAAAGCGAGGGTCCCGCTTGGTGATGGGAAAGTTCCAAGCCCCAGCGGAGGGAAACTATAGTTTGACTTGTTACTGCTTGTGTGACTCTTGGATTGGATGTGACACAAAGACAAGCTTGAAGATTAAGGTTCTTAAAAGATCAAGGGCTGGAACCCGGGGCGGTGTTATCACAGAAGAGGGTCCTTTACTGGAGGATGGTgcagatgaagaagaagagatCGAGGAAGAAGAATATGATGATTATGAAAGCGAATATAGTGAGGAcgaagaaaatgaaaaagacaCAAAGAAGGGTGCCATTACGAATGGCGATGCTCATCCGAAGAGTAAACAGTCGAGTTCTGAAGCCTCAGATTCAGAGGATGAATAG